The Sphingobacteriales bacterium region CATGCATCCAGTACAGTAGTTTTCCTGAAAGCAGGTAAACCACAATTCCCAGAAACACCATGATGACTAAAATGGCCAGAAACAGGGTCATTGCTCCGAGATTAGACATGATTCCAACGGCAAGACCACCCAGCAGATGAGCAATGAAAAAGCTCAGGAACCATACTCCCATGAAAAAGGAGCTCAGGCGTTCGGGTGCAAGCTTGGTAACCATACTTAAACCGATAGGAGAAACGAATAACTCCCCAATAGTGGAAAAAAGATAGAAAGACAACAGCCAGAGCAGGCTTGCCTGAACCTGAGGATCTGCATTTTCACCACCGCGCTGATGGACGGCTCCCATCATAAACAAAAACCCAAGCCCAAGAATGATCATTCCGTAAGCCATTTTCTTTGGGGTAGAGGGATTTTTACCTTTTTTGTTCAGGAAAAGCCATAACCATGAAAAAACAGGAGAAAGCAATACCACGTAAATCGGATTGATAGACTGGAACCAGGGGGTTGGTATTTCCCAGTTGAAAATCCGTTTATTGATGAATTTTTGTGTATAAAGGTTCAGGGTGCTGCCAGCCTGTTCGAATGATGCCCAGAAAAATATAACCAGAAACAACAGGACAATAATGACTCTGATTCGATCGCTTTCTTCTTTGGTAAAAGGAATTTTCTGCGATTTAACCTGTTGTTCCTGATGTTGAGCCATTAGCTTGTGTTTGGCTGTTTTGCCCATATCACCCAGATATATTTTACCGAGAATCAGGTAAATAATCAGTCCGATAGCCATACCGATTCCAGCGGCCAGAAAACCATAGCGGTAGCCATAAGTTGGCCCGAAATATCCACAGATAATAGGAGC contains the following coding sequences:
- a CDS encoding peptide MFS transporter — translated: GYLSDRYLGERRSIFIGGLLIMFGHFTLATDAGQIPFFTGLTLLAVGNGFFKPTTVTLIGDLYEQGDKRRDSAFTIYYMIFNGGAILAPIICGYFGPTYGYRYGFLAAGIGMAIGLIIYLILGKIYLGDMGKTAKHKLMAQHQEQQVKSQKIPFTKEESDRIRVIIVLLFLVIFFWASFEQAGSTLNLYTQKFINKRIFNWEIPTPWFQSINPIYVVLLSPVFSWLWLFLNKKGKNPSTPKKMAYGMIILGLGFLFMMGAVHQRGGENADPQVQASLLWLLSFYLFSTIGELFVSPIGLSMVTKLAPERLSSFFMGVWFLSFFIAHLLGGLAVGIMSNLGAMTLFLAILVIMVFLGIVVYLLSGKLLYWMHGRD